Genomic DNA from Ruminococcus sp. OA3:
GCGGGAGCAGCAAAGGCGGCAGTGCATCAGGCGATGAAGAGGCTTATACGATCGGAATCTCACAGTTTGCAGAACACGGATCTCTTGACAACTGCAGGGAAGGTTTTCTGTTGGGTTTGAAAGAAGCGGGTATTGAAGAAGATAAGAATCTGGAGGTGTTGTATGACAATGCACAGGCGGACACGGGAACTGCCAGTACGATTGCCAGCAACTACGTGTCCAAGAAGGTAGATATGATCTGCGCGATCGCTACTCCAAGTGCAGGAAGTGCGTATAACGCTTGTATGAATTCTGATATTCCTGTAATTTATACAGCAGTGTCTGACCCTGTGGAAGCGGGGCTTGCAGATGAGGAAGGGAATTCCGTGGGAAACATTACGGGAACCTCGGATGCGCTGCCGGTCTCCGAACAGCTGCAGATGATCAGGGAACTGATGCCGGATGCAAAAAAAATCGGCATCATTTACACGACAAGTGAGGCGAATTCGGTGAGCACGATCGCTGAGTACAAGAAGCTTTCCGGGGACTATGGATTTGAGATTGTCGAAACAGGTATCAGTGCCCTGGCGGATATAGATCTTGCCGCCGCTGATATGGTTAAAAAAGTAGACTGTATTACAAACCTCACAGATAATACAGTAGTTCAAGGACTGCAGACTGTTCTTTCCTATGCAAATGAGGTTAAAATTCCGGTTTTTGGAAGTGAAATAGAGCAGGTGAAAAACGGCTGTCTGGCTTCTATGGGAATCGATTATATCGAACTTGGCAAACAGACCGGTGCGATGGCTGCAAAAGTCCTGACAGGCGAGGCAAAGGCCGAAGAATTGAAGTATGAAATCTGTTCTGGGGCGGAATTCTATGTTAATACGGCTGTGGCAGAGAACATTGGATTTCAGCTGGATGATACAAAAGTAAAAGAAGCGGCGGAAGTATTTGACAGCGTCGGCGCAGAATAAATGAAAGCAGAAATGGGGGAGTATTGTGGCATTACTGATTAGTGTATTGGAACAGGGCATGATATACGGTATCATGGCGCTGGGGGTATATATCACGTATAAGATTCTGGATTTTCCGGACCTTACGGTAGACGGCAGCTTTCCGATGGGAGTTGCGGTTACTGCGGTTTTGATCAGCAAGGGGGTCAATCCGCTGCTGACTTTGCCGGTATCTTTGCTGGCAGGCGCGCTGATCGGTGTTCTGACAGGATTGATCCATGTAAAACTTAAAGTCAGGGATTTATTATCCGGAATCATCATGATGACTGCATTATATACGGTTAATCTGAGAATTGCCGGGGGTAAAGCAAATCTTCCTATCTATAATAACGAGACAATTTTTGACAATCAGATTGTAAATAAAATTTTTACTGGTGGTCTGGCGCCATTTAAAACAGTTATTATTATTTTGGTGATTACACTTGTCGCCAAATACGCGCTTGACTGGTATATGAGTACAAAATCGGGGTTTCTGCTTCGGGCAGTCGGAGATAACCCAACAATCATCACATCGCTTGGTGTCGATAAAGGAATCGTCAAAATTGTGGGGCTGGCAGTTTCCAATGCACTGGTATCACTTGGTGGCTGTATCTACGCACAGCAGCAGCGTTACTTTGACGCCTCTATGGGGACGGGAACGGTGGTCATCGGGCTCGCCAGCGTGATTATCGGAACGAGCCTGTTTAGAAAAGTCACGCTGCTGCGAGTGACTTCAAGTGTGATTATCGGATCGATCCTCTACAAAGGATGCGTGGCAATAGCGATCAGCAGAGGATTTGCAGCCAGCGATTTAAAATTTATAACGGCAGTGCTGTTCCTGATTATTCTGGTCTTGGGAATGGAGCGCAAAAGGAAGGTGAAGACAGATGCTGCAGCTTAAAAATATACACAAATATTTTAATCCGGGTTCTGTCAATGAGATGTGTCTGTTCCGAGGATATGATCTGACCGTGGATGAGGGTGAGTTTGTCTCTGTGGTAGGCAGCAACGGATCAGGAAAGACCTCTATGCTGAATATTATCTGTGGGAGTATTGATGTGGATCAGGGGCAGGTGATCATGAACGGTGTGGATATTACAAACCAGAGAGAATTCACACGCCTGCGCAGCATAGGAAGGGTATATCAGAATCCTGCAAAGGGAACGTGTCCCAGCATGACCATACTGGAAAACATGTCGATTGCGGATAATAAAGGAAAACCGTATAATTTGGGCAGAGGCTTGAACCGTAAGCAGAAAGACCGGTATGCTGATATGCTCCGTCCTCTGAATTTAGGTCTGGAAAGCAAGCTTGATACGAAAGTCGGTGCGCTCTCGGGTGGCCAGCGCCAGGCGTTATCCCTTCTTATGTCAACTATGACTCCGATTGAATTTTTAATCCTGGATGAACACACGGCGGCTCTTGACCCGAAGACAGCTGAGATCATCATGGAGCTGACGGACCAAATCGTAAAAGAAAAAAAACTTACGACAATCATGGTGACACACAATCTTCGATATGCCGTTGAGTATGGAAACAGGCTGATTATGATGCATCAGGGGGAAAATATAATCGATGCGTCAGGGACCGCACGAAACGACATAAAAATCGATGAGATTTTGGGCAAATTTAACGAAATCAGTATCGAATGCGGCAATTAATTTTCTGTAAAAAGCTTTGCATTTAGCGGGATTGTGGTATATAATATGGCTAAGCAAGACAAATAACAGATTGGGTTTAGAAAGGAGTAATCATCATGAAAATTAAGAATATTAATGATGTTGACAAATTTTTTGAAGTAGTAGACAGCTGTAAAGGAAAAGTGGAACTGGTAACAGGAGAAGGTGACAGACTGAACCTGAAATCAAAGCTTTGCCAGTATGTATCCCTGGCGAATATTTTTTCAGGTGGGGAGATTCCGGAACTGGAAATCATTGCTTCTGAGAAAGAAGATATCGATAAACTGTTTAACTTTATGATTAATGGTTAATGATTTAATTAAGCAAAGTGCAGGGGCTGTTGAATAACAGCCTCTTTCTTTTGATTAAATGAATTTTAAAAGAGAGGACGGGAAAAGACATGACAAAAGTAGATATTATCTCCGGATTTTTGGGAGCCGGAAAGACAACACTGATAAAACAGCTGCTTACAGATGCGCTGAAGGATGAACAGGTGGTGCTGATTGAAAATGAATTTGGAGAAATCGGCATTGACGGAGGGTTTTTAAAAGATGCAGGCATCGAGATCCGCGAGATGAATTCCGGATGCATCTGCTGCTCACTTGTAGGGGATTTTGGGGCATCCCTGAAAGAGGTCATTGAGAAGTATCATCCGGACCGCATTGTAATCGAGCCTTCTGGAGTCGGACTCCTCTCAGATGTAATGAAAGCAGTAGAAAAAGTGGAAAAAGAGTGTGATATCCGTCTTAACAGTCATATTACGGTAGTGGATGTGAATAAGTGTAAAATGTACCTGCGCAATTTCGGTGAGTTTTATGAGAATCAGGTAGAATATGCAGGGACTGTAATTTTGAGCCGGACAGACAAGGCCTCTGCAGAGAAAGTAAAGAAGGCAGTTGATTCTATCCGGGGGATTAACAGCCATGCACATATTATCACCACGCCGATCGCACAGCTTGGCGGGAAAAAGGTTTTGGAAGTGATGGAAGATGAGGTGAGGAAACTGGAAGAAGATCATCATCATGAGCATGGAGAGACATGCAGCTGCGGGCATGGCCATGACCACGACCATGATCATCACCACGAACACGGAGAGACATGCAGCTGCGGGAACGACCATGACCATCACCACGAACACGGAGAGACATGCAGCTGTGGGCATGACCATCACCATCATGATGCGGATGAAGTCTTCACCAGCTGGGGAACAGAAACAGCCAGAACGTACGAGAAGGATGAGATTGACAGAATCTTAAAGACACTTTCAGACGACGGAGCGTATGGAACAGTACTGCGTGCCAAGGGAATGGTCCCTGATGCAGCCGGGACCTGGCATTACTTTGATATGGTTCCGGAAGAGTATGAGATTCGAGACGGAAGTCCTGAATTTACGGGCAGACTCTGTGTGATCGGATCCCGGCTCAACGAAACAAAACTGGAAGAGCTGTTCGCGCTTTCTTAAAGACAGGTGGTGTGAAAGAGTATGGCATATAATGATATTGACGTGCCGGTATATCTCGTGACCGGATTTTTGGAGAGTGGAAAAACGACGTTTCTGGATGGAACGATCCATCAGAATTATTTTAATATACCTGAGACAACGCTATTGATCCTGTGTGAAGAGGGCGAAATAGAATATGATGAAGCGGAGCTCAGAAGACGCCGGAGAACGGTCATTGAAGTGATCGAGGAGGCGGAAGACTTTACCGAAGATACGCTGCGCTATCTTGCAAAAAAGCATCGGCCGGAGCGCGTACTTCTGGAATTCAATCCGCTGTGGTCTGTGTCAAAGCTTCTGCAGATGGAACTCCCGGAAGGGTGGGGGATCATTCAACAGATTGTGACTGTGGATGCAAGCTGCTTTGAAATCTATATGAAGAATCTGAAGTCCCTGTTTGTGGAGATGGTCAGGGATGCTGAGCTTGTCCTGTTTAACCGCTGCAATAAAGAGCAGCCGCTGGCATCTTTCAGGCGCAGCGTCAAAGTTGTCAATCCGGCGGCGGAGATCATTTTTGAAAACGAAGATGGAGAAGTGGAAGATATTTTCGAAGACTGCATGCCTTTTGATCTGGATGCGGATGTCATTGACATTTTGGAAGAGGATTACGGCATCTGGTATGTGGATATGATGGATAATCCTGAGGACTACGAAGGAAAAACAGTCCGTTATAAAGGAATGGTGCTGAAAAGTGAAGATCTGGATGCGGATTATTTTGTGGCCGGAAGGATGGCGATGACGTGCTGCGCAGATGATACCAGCTTTATTGGATACGTGTGCAAATACCAGGAAGCACCGTCTCTTGAGATGGGGAGCTGGGTTTTGGTCACTGCATCTATTCACCGGGAATATATGCAGGTATACCACGATGAAGGACCTGTGCTCTATGCAAAAGAGATCAGACCGGCAGAAAAGCCGAAGGAAGAACTGGTTTATTTCAATTGATAAGGCGAGGAAAACTACCATGTATATAATTGTAGGTCTTGGAAATCCCACCAGGCAGTATGAACACACCCGCCATAATGTTGGATTTGATGTGATCGATTATCTGATCGATACTTATCGGATCCCTTATTCTGGCGTCGGGCATAAGGCGATGTACGGGAGAGGTATGATCGGTTCACAGAAAGTGATCGTAGCAAAACCTGTAACGTATATGAACTTAAGCGGTGAATCCGTGCGGGAACTGACGAATTATTATAAGATAGACCCGGAACATGAACTGATCGTTATTTACGACGATGTCAGCCTTGCACCAGGGCAGATCCGCATCAGAAAAAAAGGAAGTGCGGGCGGGCATAACGGGATCAAAAACATCATTGCACAGCTTGGAACGCAGAATTTTATGCGTGTGAAGATTGGGGTCGGTGAAAAGCCTGAGGGCTGGGATCTTGCCCGGTATGTGCTCGGTCATTTTCCGGATGACGAGAGAAAGATGGTCGATGAGGCGATCGAACGTACGGCTAAAGCCGTAGAGCTGATGCTTCAGGGTGAAGTTGATAAGGCTATGAATGAGTATAACTGTATAAAACAGACAGTAAAGGAATAAAGATGGATGCATTGCAAAAACCGCTGGAGGAATTAGCTGAGTTCCAGGAGATTGCGGACAGTCTGAAAAAAGGGAAGGCCGGAGTGCGGCAGATAGCCGGCTGTATCGAATCACAGAAGGCACATATAGCACACGGGCTTGGGCGGGTGTTTGGCCGCCGGCTGGTCATTGCAGAAAACGATATAAAAGCGAAAGAATTTTATGAGGACCTGAGGTTTTATGAGCCTAAGGCCCTTTTATACCCGGCAAAAGATTTGATTTTTTTCCAGGCTGATATCCATGGGAACCTGCTCACAAAACAGCGTATGCAGGTTATCAAAGCGCTTCTCGAGGAGGATGAGGTTACAGTTGTAACGAGTATGCCGGGCTGTATGGATTATCTGCTGCCGCTTTCTGTGATCGAGAAACAGATTCTGGTTTTTAAAAATGACAGTGCCATTGACGTAGAACAATTAAAAAAGCAGCTCGTGTTTATGGGATATGAGAGAAGTGCACAGGTGGAGACATCGGGGCAGTTCTCTGTTCGCGGTGGTATTATCGATGTATTTCCGCTGACGGAGGAAAATCCCTGGCGAATAGAATTGTGGGGAGATGAGATTGATTCGATCCGCAGCTTTGATGCAGAGAGTCAGCGGTCTATTGAGAATCTGGAAGAGATCCGTCTTTACCCGGCTTCCGAGATGGTATTATCTTCGGAGTGCGCAGCGGCCGGAGTCAAAGAGATTCAAAAAGAGGCATCACAGCTGATCAAAAAATTCCGTGCAGATATGAAAACCGAGGAAGCGGCCAGACTTTCAGCAGCGGTCGAGGAGATCAGCGAGAAGTTCAATGAATTGTATGATATGTCCGGTGCGGAAAATTATCTGCATTATTTTTACAGGGATACGGTTTGTTTTCTGGACTATTTTGACAGAGAAAACACGCTGTTCTGTGTTGACGAACCAAACCGTGTCGTGGAAAATGCAGATGCAGTGGAGGAGGAATTTCGCCAGAGCATGGCAAACCGGCTGGAAAAAGGATATGTGCTCCCGGGTCAGGTGGAACTGCTGAAATCCTGCCAAAGTGTCGTCGGCATGCTGAATCTGTGTAAGTGTATCACACTCGCATCTATTGAACCCCGAAAAGGCGAGTGGGATGTCGGTGATAAGTATCAGATTACTGCAAAATCGGTAAATTCATATAATAACAGTTTCGAATTACTGGTCAAAGATCTGGCGGGATGGAAACGCGGAGGTTATCGTGTGATCCTGCTGTGCGGGTCAAGGACTCGGGCACAGAGGCTGGCACAGGACCTTCAGAATGAAGGGCTGGGAAGTTTTTATGGAGAAGATCTGAACCGCCAGGTGCAGCCTGGAGAAATTATGGTGACTTATGGTCATGCCCACCGGGGATTTCTGTATCCGATGATCAAGTTTGTCATTATAACTGAGACTGATATATTTGGAAAAGAAAAGAAGAAGCGAAAACGTAAGACTGAGTACAGCGGGAAAAAAATCAGCAGTTTTACAGAGCTGTCAATCGGGGATTACGTTGTTCATGAGAATCACGGTCTCGGCGTATACCGGGGGATTGAAAAAGTAGAGATTGATAAAGTCATGAAAGACTATATCAAGATCGAATACGCAGGCAAAAGCAACCTCTATATCCTGGCGACACAGCTGGATATGCTGCAGAAGTATGCGGGAGCCGATGCCAAAAAGCCGAAGCTAAATAAACTGGGCGGTCAGGAATGGAATAAGACAAAGACACGTGTGCGCGGTGCGGTAAAAAATATCGCGAAAGACCTGGTGGCGCTCTATGCAGCCAGGCAGGAGAAAGACGGGCATATGTACGGGGAGGATACCGTATGGCAGAAGGAATTTGAGGAGATGTTTCCGTTTGAGGAGACTGAGGATCAGCTTCTTGCCATTGAGGCGACCAAGAGGGATATGGAAAGCAGAAAGATCATGGACCGCCTGATCTGCGGAGACGTCGGTTACGGAAAGACGGAGATTGCAATCCGGGCTGCATTTAAAGCGATTCAGGAAGGAAAACAGGTTGTTTATCTGGTTCCGACAACCATACTGGCGCAGCAGCATTATAATACATTCCTGCAGAGAATGAAAGATTTTCCGGTCCGTGTTGACTTGCTGTGCAGATTTCGAACTTCAGCGGAACAGAAAAAGACGGTGGAAGATCTGAAAAAGGGATGGGTGGATATCGTCATTGGTACGCATCGCGTGCTCTCTGCCGATGTGCAGTATAAGGATCTGGGATTACTGATCATTGATGAGGAACAGCGCTTTGGCGTCACACACAAGGAAAAGATCAAAAAGCTGAAACAGAATGTAGATGTACTGACGCTGACAGCGACACCGATTCCCCGTACACTTCATATGAGCCTGATCGGGATTCGGGATATGAGTGTGCTGGAAGAGCCTCCGATGGACCGGATGCCAATACAGACATATGTAATGGAATATAATGATGAGATGGTGAGGGAGGCGGTCAGCAGGGAAATGGCGCGCGGCGGCCAGGTATACTACGTGTATAACCGTGTCCGGACGATTGCTGATATTACAGGGAAAATTGCCAAACTTGTACCGGAGGCAAATGTGGCATTTGCACATGGACAGATGAATGAACGCGAACTGGAAAAGATCATGTATGGATTTATCAGCGGAGAGATCGATGTGCTTGTCTCGACTACGATCATTGAGACTGGTCTTGATATCTCCAACGTCAATACGATGATCATCCATGATGCTGATCAGCTTGGATTATCGCAGCTGTACCAGTTGAGGGGGCGGGTTGGCCGTTCCAGCCGTACAGCGTATGCATTTCTGATGTATAAACGTGATAAGGTGCTTAAAGAGATTGCGGAAAAACGTCTGCATGCCATAAGGGAATTTACGGAACTCGGAAGTGGCTTCAAGATAGCCATGCGGGATCTCGAAATCAGGGGTGCAGGAAATCTTCTGGGTGCAGAGCA
This window encodes:
- a CDS encoding ABC transporter permease, translating into MALLISVLEQGMIYGIMALGVYITYKILDFPDLTVDGSFPMGVAVTAVLISKGVNPLLTLPVSLLAGALIGVLTGLIHVKLKVRDLLSGIIMMTALYTVNLRIAGGKANLPIYNNETIFDNQIVNKIFTGGLAPFKTVIIILVITLVAKYALDWYMSTKSGFLLRAVGDNPTIITSLGVDKGIVKIVGLAVSNALVSLGGCIYAQQQRYFDASMGTGTVVIGLASVIIGTSLFRKVTLLRVTSSVIIGSILYKGCVAIAISRGFAASDLKFITAVLFLIILVLGMERKRKVKTDAAA
- the pth gene encoding aminoacyl-tRNA hydrolase — translated: MYIIVGLGNPTRQYEHTRHNVGFDVIDYLIDTYRIPYSGVGHKAMYGRGMIGSQKVIVAKPVTYMNLSGESVRELTNYYKIDPEHELIVIYDDVSLAPGQIRIRKKGSAGGHNGIKNIIAQLGTQNFMRVKIGVGEKPEGWDLARYVLGHFPDDERKMVDEAIERTAKAVELMLQGEVDKAMNEYNCIKQTVKE
- a CDS encoding GTP-binding protein, with protein sequence MAYNDIDVPVYLVTGFLESGKTTFLDGTIHQNYFNIPETTLLILCEEGEIEYDEAELRRRRRTVIEVIEEAEDFTEDTLRYLAKKHRPERVLLEFNPLWSVSKLLQMELPEGWGIIQQIVTVDASCFEIYMKNLKSLFVEMVRDAELVLFNRCNKEQPLASFRRSVKVVNPAAEIIFENEDGEVEDIFEDCMPFDLDADVIDILEEDYGIWYVDMMDNPEDYEGKTVRYKGMVLKSEDLDADYFVAGRMAMTCCADDTSFIGYVCKYQEAPSLEMGSWVLVTASIHREYMQVYHDEGPVLYAKEIRPAEKPKEELVYFN
- a CDS encoding CobW family GTP-binding protein, with product MTKVDIISGFLGAGKTTLIKQLLTDALKDEQVVLIENEFGEIGIDGGFLKDAGIEIREMNSGCICCSLVGDFGASLKEVIEKYHPDRIVIEPSGVGLLSDVMKAVEKVEKECDIRLNSHITVVDVNKCKMYLRNFGEFYENQVEYAGTVILSRTDKASAEKVKKAVDSIRGINSHAHIITTPIAQLGGKKVLEVMEDEVRKLEEDHHHEHGETCSCGHGHDHDHDHHHEHGETCSCGNDHDHHHEHGETCSCGHDHHHHDADEVFTSWGTETARTYEKDEIDRILKTLSDDGAYGTVLRAKGMVPDAAGTWHYFDMVPEEYEIRDGSPEFTGRLCVIGSRLNETKLEELFALS
- a CDS encoding ATP-binding cassette domain-containing protein, which codes for MLQLKNIHKYFNPGSVNEMCLFRGYDLTVDEGEFVSVVGSNGSGKTSMLNIICGSIDVDQGQVIMNGVDITNQREFTRLRSIGRVYQNPAKGTCPSMTILENMSIADNKGKPYNLGRGLNRKQKDRYADMLRPLNLGLESKLDTKVGALSGGQRQALSLLMSTMTPIEFLILDEHTAALDPKTAEIIMELTDQIVKEKKLTTIMVTHNLRYAVEYGNRLIMMHQGENIIDASGTARNDIKIDEILGKFNEISIECGN
- the mfd gene encoding transcription-repair coupling factor, giving the protein MDALQKPLEELAEFQEIADSLKKGKAGVRQIAGCIESQKAHIAHGLGRVFGRRLVIAENDIKAKEFYEDLRFYEPKALLYPAKDLIFFQADIHGNLLTKQRMQVIKALLEEDEVTVVTSMPGCMDYLLPLSVIEKQILVFKNDSAIDVEQLKKQLVFMGYERSAQVETSGQFSVRGGIIDVFPLTEENPWRIELWGDEIDSIRSFDAESQRSIENLEEIRLYPASEMVLSSECAAAGVKEIQKEASQLIKKFRADMKTEEAARLSAAVEEISEKFNELYDMSGAENYLHYFYRDTVCFLDYFDRENTLFCVDEPNRVVENADAVEEEFRQSMANRLEKGYVLPGQVELLKSCQSVVGMLNLCKCITLASIEPRKGEWDVGDKYQITAKSVNSYNNSFELLVKDLAGWKRGGYRVILLCGSRTRAQRLAQDLQNEGLGSFYGEDLNRQVQPGEIMVTYGHAHRGFLYPMIKFVIITETDIFGKEKKKRKRKTEYSGKKISSFTELSIGDYVVHENHGLGVYRGIEKVEIDKVMKDYIKIEYAGKSNLYILATQLDMLQKYAGADAKKPKLNKLGGQEWNKTKTRVRGAVKNIAKDLVALYAARQEKDGHMYGEDTVWQKEFEEMFPFEETEDQLLAIEATKRDMESRKIMDRLICGDVGYGKTEIAIRAAFKAIQEGKQVVYLVPTTILAQQHYNTFLQRMKDFPVRVDLLCRFRTSAEQKKTVEDLKKGWVDIVIGTHRVLSADVQYKDLGLLIIDEEQRFGVTHKEKIKKLKQNVDVLTLTATPIPRTLHMSLIGIRDMSVLEEPPMDRMPIQTYVMEYNDEMVREAVSREMARGGQVYYVYNRVRTIADITGKIAKLVPEANVAFAHGQMNERELEKIMYGFISGEIDVLVSTTIIETGLDISNVNTMIIHDADQLGLSQLYQLRGRVGRSSRTAYAFLMYKRDKVLKEIAEKRLHAIREFTELGSGFKIAMRDLEIRGAGNLLGAEQHGHMEAVGYDLYCKMLNEAVKEEKGIPQQEDFETTIDMNIDAFIPDKYIMNEIQKLDIYKRIAGIESQEEYEDILEELVDRFGDPPKCVQNLLAIANMKALAHQAYVVEVKQRGEEVRLTMHERARLNPAEIPQLLERFKGDLNFKVENNPYFIYRPAKRKSKEVLPMMEHTEELLRQILSFSEG
- a CDS encoding ABC transporter substrate-binding protein; the encoded protein is MKKKVLAVMMATAMTIAMAGCGSSKGGSASGDEEAYTIGISQFAEHGSLDNCREGFLLGLKEAGIEEDKNLEVLYDNAQADTGTASTIASNYVSKKVDMICAIATPSAGSAYNACMNSDIPVIYTAVSDPVEAGLADEEGNSVGNITGTSDALPVSEQLQMIRELMPDAKKIGIIYTTSEANSVSTIAEYKKLSGDYGFEIVETGISALADIDLAAADMVKKVDCITNLTDNTVVQGLQTVLSYANEVKIPVFGSEIEQVKNGCLASMGIDYIELGKQTGAMAAKVLTGEAKAEELKYEICSGAEFYVNTAVAENIGFQLDDTKVKEAAEVFDSVGAE